GGCGCCTGTGGGTCATATTTGCCATCCGGGCCGGCGCGCATGGTCGAGGTCACCCGCCGGCTGCGGCCCGGTTGCAGTCGGGTTAAATCTTCCAACAAGGCGCCGCGGACAACCAGGTGGCCAGTGAGCACGAGGAGAAGGGGCAAAGCCCGCCCCACCATTCTTGCAGCCAGGTGTGTGTGCATAGAGAGGTGGAGCCATCTTACACGCCAGCCGATGTCCGAAAAAGGCTAAATTGGTGATTTCCAGGCTTGCATCCCGCGATGAAGCCGGAAAAGATGCTGCCGCCTATGAAAAACACCTGGATTTTTGTGCTGACCCTATGCGCCATGGTGGGCAGTGTGGCCTGCCTGTCCGCCGCCGATGCCAAGCCCACCGCTACCGAACGCGAAAAAATGCTCAAGGAATTTAAGCGCATCCCGTTGAACACCACTGAAGGCGACGCCATGTTCCTGCGCGTCCTGGTGCAGTCCCGCAATGCCCAGCGCGGCGTGGAGGTGGGCACCGCCACCGGCTATGGCGCCATTCAGATGGGCATCGGTTTCGAGCGCACCGGCGGACAGCTCATCACGGTGGACATTGACCCCAAGATGGTGGCTGCGGCGCGGGAAAATCTCAAAAAATTCGGGCTGGAAAAAACCGTGACGGTGGTGGAAGGCGACGCCCTGCAGGTGCTGCCCAAGCTGGAGGGCACCTTTGATTTTGTGTTCATTGACGCCCTCAAACGGGATTACCTCAAATACTTCAAGGCGCTTGAGCCCAAGCTGCACAAAGGGGCGGTGATTGTCGCCGATAACGTCATCAAGAGCGAACGCGATATGCCCGATTTCCTGGCCTATTTCAAGGACAACCCCAACTACGATTCCGTCACCATCCGCGCCTCCATGGAAAAGGATGACGGCATGCTGGTAATTTTCAAAGTGCGTTAAGCGCCGCCGCCAGCGCCCTACAGCGAAAGCACGTGCCGGACTTTGGCCAGCAGTTCCTTGCTGGTAAAAGGCTTTTGCAAATAAAACTCCTCGTCCTCGGCGGCAGGGCGCACAAAGCCGCTGGAATAGATGATGCGCAAATCCGGTGAAATGCGCCGCAGATGCTCAATCAGTTCGCGGCCCCCCATGCGCGGCATGACCAGGTCGGTGATGACCAAATCAATCTTTTCACTGGCGTTCTGCACCACCTCCAACGCCTTTTCCCCGCAATTGGCCGTCAACACGCGATAGCCAAAGGAAGACAAGACCATCTGGGCCATCGTCAGCACCAGGTCTTCATCATCCACCATCAGAATGGTTTCGTTGCCACGCAGGGCGGCCTTGTCAATCAAGGTGTCGCGAATTACCCGCTTGCTCGCCGGCAAATACACCCGCACCGAGGTCACCACGCCCGGCGTGCTGGAAATGGCCACGCTGCCGCCATGATTGGTAATGATGCCGTACACCCAGGCCAGTCCCAGGCCCCGGTGGCCTTTTTTGGTGGTGAAAAACGGCTCAAAAACCCGCGGCAACACCTCCGCCGGTATGCCCGGCCCGTCATCCTGCACCTCAATCACCAGATACGCGCCGGGCGACAATTGCACCCCTTGGTCATGGGTCGGCTCCCGCAATTCCAAATTGCGGGTGCTCACCGTTATGGTGCCGCCGCCCGGGGTGAGCGCCTGCACCGCATTTTCCAAAATCTTCACCAGCGCCTGCTGCATCTTGGCTTCATCGTAGGTGGCGGTGAAGGGATGCGATTCAAACTCCGCCTTCCATTGAATGTTGGGCGCGCCTCCCGGTTTCTGGAAAAGTTCCATCGCCCGCCGCAGCAACATGTTGAGGTTGCCCACGGTCTGGCTCCGGCTGTCCTTTTCCTGCCGGCTGAACGCGGCCAAATCATTCGCGATTTCCGAGGCTTTCTCCGCCGCTTTTTCCGCTTCCACCAAACTGCCCCGCCAGGGGTGGGTGGGGTCCATCTGGTCGAGGATGTGGCTGATGTGCACCAGAATGCTGGTGAGAGCGTTGTTGAAGTCCAGGGCCACGGTGCGCGTCAGTTGCAAAGCACAATCCAGCTTCTGTTTATGGGCCAGCGCCAGGTCGGTTGCCGCCGGGCCTTCGCGCTCGACCCGGGCCGGGGCGCTCTCCGGAGGCATTTGGAAAATGAAGTATTTCTGCCCGTCCCGAATCATGTGGCAAATGAAGACATTCAAGGTGGCGACGCCCCCGCCGCGAATGCGCAGCCGCAATTGGTTCTGCGCCGGGATGCCCCGCTCCAGCCGGGCCAGAAATTGCTCGGCGGAATGCTCATTGCCCGGCCCCCAAATGGACGAGAGATAAGCGGACTCCAGCAGGCTGCCAAACAAAGCGGCACACCCCTGGCTGGCGCGACGGATGACCCCTTGGGCATCCACCACAAACGCCGGCCAGGCGGCATTCTCCAATCCAAAGTTCAGGTCCGCTTTCATGCGCCCTCAAATTCAGCATATCGGCAGAACAGGGGCTGAGCAAAAATTATTTTTTCCACCGGCTCAATCCCCCTTGGAAAGTCCGCTTGTTGCATGCGGCAGGGGCTTACCTTGGTCTGGGCTGGCCAGGGGACGGTTCCTGCCACGGTCGGGGCCGTGGCGCTATCTGAACATTGGCCAACAACAAGGCTTCCGCCTCCTCGCCATAAGGTCCCTGCAAGGCAACCTCCCCCGCCGGATTAACCAGCATGGAACAACCTATGCAGCGCCTCCCCGCCCATGGCCCGGCGGTAATCGGCCCCACGTTGCTGACCCCGGCAATCCACAGTCCAAACTCGCGGGCCACCGGCCCGTAACTTTGACGCCAAAGCTGCCCATACGGCTCCTTGGCCTGGTCATGCTCCGGAGCCACCGCCCAGGCGCAAGGGCTAAGAATCACCCCCGCCCCCATCAACCCCAGACATCGGCTGATGGCCTGACCGGAGGCAAAACCGTCAGCGCAAATCATCACGCCAAACCTTCCCCAGGGGGTAACCGCCACCTGCAAACGGTCGCCCAGGCCGTACAAGTCATGGGCAATGTCTAATTCATTGATTTTACGGTGATGCACCCACACCTCCCCCTCCGGCCCCAACAATACCGCGCTATTGTAGCACTGACCCCCATGACGCTCCACCAACCCGCTGCAAACATACATCCCTGTTTCCCGAGCCGCCTGCCCCAAGGTCGAGACGGCTTCACCGCCGGGGACTTCATCGGCCAGCTCCCGCGCCGAAGGATGAGTCCATCCGGTGGTGATGGCCTCCGGCAACACCGCCACCTCCGCGCCCTGTCGCCGCGCCTCATGCAGCCACTGGCGGGCCCGCTCCAGGTTGCCGCGTTTGTCGCCGGGCACCACCCGCATTTGAATCATTGCCAGGCAGAAAGTGTTGGCCATAAACCCCATAGTGAAGCCCCACCCTGCCCCGAGCAAGCCATTTACCCCGTGTTCCATGGCCGCGGAGCCACCGCCAAATTTTCTTTTTCCCAGACCGGCTCTGGGCGATAGTGAAGCCATGGTCTATGTGGTGTGCATGACCTTGCTGTTATGCGCCGCGGCCAGTTTCTTTTTTGCCGCGGCTGAAGCTGCCTTGTTCAGCCTTGGCCGATGGCGGGTGCGACAACTGGCGGCCAGCCAGCCGGAACGGGGGCGAATCATCGGCAGACTGTTGGAAACGCCCCAGGATTTGCTGGCCGCCATTGCCCTGGGCAACACGCTTTGCAATGCCCTGATGGTGGCACTGGTGGCAGGTTCAGGCATCCACTGGCACGCCCCCCCCTGGCTGGCCTTGGCGATCCTGTTGGTGCTGTTGCTGCTGGGGTGTGAACTAATTCCCAAAACCCTGGCCGTGCGCGAGCCTGAACGCTGGGCCTTGCTTGTGGCCCCGCCCATGCACCTGCTCATGCGTCTGACCCGGCCTTTCCGCCAACTGGCCCGCTGGCTCAATCGCGGCATTCTGGCCGCCGCGGCCCGGCGCTCCATTGTGCCGTCCGCCGGCATTACCGACGAGGAATACCGCGAGCTGGTGGAGCTGGCCTGCCAGCAAGGCACCCTGCAAGCCGCCGAAAAGGAAATCATCCTGCAAATCATCGGCCTGGACCGGCGCACCGTGGGGGAAGTCATGAAGCCACGCAGCCGCATGGCCGCCATTTCGGACGATGCCACCCGCGAGGAAATGCTGGAGGCTGCCCGCCGCCATCGGCACCAGCGTCTGCCCATTTATGATGAATCGCCTGATACCATTGTCGGCATCCTCAACACCCGCACCCTGCTGTTGAATCCGGAGGTGGACCTGGCCGAGGCGGTGGAGTTTCCCTCTTTCGTGCCGGCCAGCATGAACTTGCTCCAATTGTTCAAAAGTTTGCAACGCCAGCGGCGGGGACTGGCCATTGTGCTGGACGAATTTGGCGGCACCGCCGGCATCGTGACCATGGAGGACATTTTGGAGGCCATTGTGGGGGACTTGCGCAATGAAGGCGAGGCCACCGGGTTTGTGATGGAAAAATTGGATGCCCACCGCTGGCGGGTCAACGGCACCATGCGCCTGGAGGATTTCCAGCGGGAATGCCCGGAATTAAAGGACTATCCGGGAGTGGAAACTTTGGGTGGCCTGGTGGTGGCCCTGCGCGAGGTGGTGCCCGCCAAAGGTGAAGCGGTGGAGTATAGTGGCCTGCGATTTACGGTAACCGTTGCGGATGAACGCCGCGTGCGGGAGCTGGTGGTGGAACGGCTGAATCCAGGCCGCGGGAAAGGAGGCGCCGCATGAGCTTGGGCATGTTGCTGGCCTTGTTGGTCCTGGCGCTCGCCGCCTCCTTCCTGTTTTCCGGCATGGAGGCGGGGGTGCTGGGTTTGAACCGCCTGCGCTTGCGCCAGCTTCAACGGCAAGGCAATCGGCGGGCGCAGATGCTGCAAAGCTGGCTGGAGCAGCCCGAGCCTTTCTTGTGGACCATTCTAGTGGGCAACACCCTGGCCAATTTTGCCGCGGCGGTGCTGTGGGTATTTCTCTGGCAACGCAGCCTGGCTGCCCTGGACTGGCCGCCCCTGGCCCGGCACGTTCTGTTCTGGCTGGGTTTTCTGGCCGGGGTCATGGTGGTGTTCTATGGCCTGTGCGACCTCCTGCCCAAAGTGATGTTCCGGCTGTTCCCCACGCGCCTGTGCCTGTTGCTGGCGCCGCTGTTCAATCTCACCCGCAAGCTGCTGTCCCCCGTCGTGGCGCTGGTCACCTGGCTGGCGGAAGGCCTGGCCCGCCGTTCCGGCGGCCGCCGTTTCACCGGCCGGCTTTTTGCCAGCCGGGATGAGCTGCGGTATTTCGTCGAAGAATTTGCCAGCAACCTGACCAGTGAAGAGCGGGCGATGATTCAGCGCGTGCTGGATTTGCAAAACCGCCGCGTGCGCCAGCTCGCCATTCCACTCTCGGAAGCTGTGACCGTTTCCGCCCAGGCCCCCCTGCGCGAGGCCTTGCAACTGTGCCGTGAACACAATGTTTCCCGCCTGCCCGCCTGGCAGGGCGAAGGCGCCGAGCGCCGGATTGCCGGCCTTTTGAGCTTGCGCGCCGTGCTTTATCGCACCGACCTCAATCCCGACCAGCCCGTGCAAGATTATCTCCGGCCGGCGTTGTACCTGGACGAAAACCTCACCCTGGAGGCCGCCCTGCAACGCATGCAACGCGCCGGCGAGCGCGCGGCCATTGTCCTGGACGTGCGGCAGCGGGAAGTGGGGATTCTGTTTTTGCAGGACATTTTGCGCGCCATTTTTGGCGAAGTGCAGCTTTAACCATGCCCGACACCTCGGTCATTTTCGATTATGGCTGGCGCATTCTGGCCGTCCTGGTGCTGGTGTTTCTGAACGGCTTTTTTGTGGCGGCCGAGTTTGCCTTGGTCAAAGTGCGGGACACGCAACTGGATGCCCTTATCCAACGCGGCCAGCGGCGCGCCCTGACCGTGCGCCAGGTCATCAAACGTCTGGATGCCTCCCTCAGCGCCTGCCAGTTGGGGATTACGCTGGCCTCCCTGGGCTTGGGCTGGATTGGCGAACCGGTTTTCACCCGGCTGCTGCTGCCGCTGCTGGACTTTTTCCAGGTCAGCGAACAGTGGCGGCACTGGATTAGTTTCATGGTGGGCTTTACCGCCATCACTTTCCTGCATATCACCGCAGGGGAACAAGCGCCCAAATGGCTGGCCATTCAAAAACCCCTGCCGGTCTCCCTCTGGGTGGCCGCGCCGCTCCAGTGGTTTCACCGGCTCTCTTATCCCTTCATCTGGGCGCTCAACCACGCCTCGCAATGGATGTTGCGACGGGCCGGGCTGCAACCCGTCTCGGAAAGCGAGCACGCCCACTCAGACGAAGAACTGCGCCTGCTGGTCTCGGCCGGACATCGCCGGACCGAACTCAGCCGCGAGATTGTGCTCAACGCCTTTGACCTCAAACGCCGGGTCGCTCGTGATGTCATGCGGCCCCGCCAGGAAATCGTGACCCTGGACATGGAGGCCACCATCGCTGAATGTCTGGAGGTGGCCGAGAAAACCCGCTACTCCCGTTTTCCCTTGTGCGAGGGCGGCGAGGTGGACAAAACAGTGGGCATCATTCACATCAAAGACCTTTACGCCGCCCGCAAATTGGCGGCCACCGGCCGGGATTTGCAGCGCTTTGCCCGCAAGCTCCTCTATGTCCCCCCCACCGCCCATCTGGAAGGCTTGCTGCACACCCTGTTGGAGCGCAAATGTCACATGGCCCTGGTGGTGGATGAATACGGCGGCATTCTGGGCCTGGTGACCCTGGAAAACATCCTGGAGGTGCTCGTGGGACAGATTCAGGACGAGTTTGACCAGGAAAAACCCTTAATCCTGCAAAAAGCTGAGAATATCTGGGTGGTGGACGGTGCGCTCCCCTTGCATGAGCTGTCTGAGCTGGCCGGCGAGCCGCTGGCGGGGGAAGGCATCGCCACAGCCAGCGGCTGGATTACCCAGCGCCTGGGAGGCTTCCCGCAAGCCGGCGATTCCATCACCCTCGCACATTGCGAAATTACCGTGACGCAGATGGACGGCATGCGCGTGGCCACCTTTCAACTCATTCGCCAGCCAGCAGCTTCCGCCGAAACCAGCCCCCCTGCCTGACCATGTGGCGGCCAATTGAACTGGAAACGCTCGAAACGTGGCTGCGCCCTCGCAGCGGGGAATGGGGCGCGTGGCCGTGAGGTGTAAAGTCACCCCACCACTGAAAGCCCCTCCTTGCGTCAGACTTGACGAAGTCTTGCAAATGAAAGTTAATCAGCCCTGTATGAAAACCACCACGTGGAAAGCACACTTAGGGATTTTGGGCCTTTGCTTGGGGCTGGCCGTCTGGAATGCTCAGGCGGCGGCGGGACAATGGGTTAATCTCTTCAACGGCAAAGACCTCACCGGCTGGATTGCCGTGCACGACATCAAACCGGAAGTGGTGGAGGGCAACCTGCAAATCCACAAAGGCATGGGCTGGCTGCGGCTGGAAAAGCAATACAAGGATTTCATTCTCGAATTTGAATGGCGCGCCTATGACGAGGATTACGACAGTGGCATCTACATGCGCGCCCCGCTGGACGGCAAGCCGTGGCCGGACGCCGGTTTTCAAGTGAACCTGCGCTACAATGCCCTGGGCGCGCTGGTCAAAAATCGCAAAACCATTGTGCCCGCCGAAACGCCCAAGCTGCCCATCAACAAATGGCACAAAATGCGCATCGAAGTCCGCGGCAATAAGGCCAAGCTCTTCATCAACGACGAAGCCAACTGGGAAACCGATTTGGTGGACCGCCCCGAAGGCTACATCGGCATTCAAGTCGAAGACAAAAAATTCGACTTCCGCAACATTCGCATCATGGAGCTTTAAGCCCCCCGCTCTTCCCCTGAACATTCCTCCCGCGTCCCAGCCCGCCACACCGGTCGGGCCTGACATTGCCTCATCAGTTCCGGACTGGCCCGCCAGCCATTCGGGAATTCCTGGCACTGCCGCGGCTTGAAGGGTTGCACCAGGCAGTCCCGGCCCTGCAAAAACACACAGGCCCCGCCCTCCT
This is a stretch of genomic DNA from Fontisphaera persica. It encodes these proteins:
- a CDS encoding CNNM domain-containing protein; the encoded protein is MSLGMLLALLVLALAASFLFSGMEAGVLGLNRLRLRQLQRQGNRRAQMLQSWLEQPEPFLWTILVGNTLANFAAAVLWVFLWQRSLAALDWPPLARHVLFWLGFLAGVMVVFYGLCDLLPKVMFRLFPTRLCLLLAPLFNLTRKLLSPVVALVTWLAEGLARRSGGRRFTGRLFASRDELRYFVEEFASNLTSEERAMIQRVLDLQNRRVRQLAIPLSEAVTVSAQAPLREALQLCREHNVSRLPAWQGEGAERRIAGLLSLRAVLYRTDLNPDQPVQDYLRPALYLDENLTLEAALQRMQRAGERAAIVLDVRQREVGILFLQDILRAIFGEVQL
- a CDS encoding 3-keto-disaccharide hydrolase, with amino-acid sequence MKTTTWKAHLGILGLCLGLAVWNAQAAAGQWVNLFNGKDLTGWIAVHDIKPEVVEGNLQIHKGMGWLRLEKQYKDFILEFEWRAYDEDYDSGIYMRAPLDGKPWPDAGFQVNLRYNALGALVKNRKTIVPAETPKLPINKWHKMRIEVRGNKAKLFINDEANWETDLVDRPEGYIGIQVEDKKFDFRNIRIMEL
- a CDS encoding ATP-binding protein, which produces MKADLNFGLENAAWPAFVVDAQGVIRRASQGCAALFGSLLESAYLSSIWGPGNEHSAEQFLARLERGIPAQNQLRLRIRGGGVATLNVFICHMIRDGQKYFIFQMPPESAPARVEREGPAATDLALAHKQKLDCALQLTRTVALDFNNALTSILVHISHILDQMDPTHPWRGSLVEAEKAAEKASEIANDLAAFSRQEKDSRSQTVGNLNMLLRRAMELFQKPGGAPNIQWKAEFESHPFTATYDEAKMQQALVKILENAVQALTPGGGTITVSTRNLELREPTHDQGVQLSPGAYLVIEVQDDGPGIPAEVLPRVFEPFFTTKKGHRGLGLAWVYGIITNHGGSVAISSTPGVVTSVRVYLPASKRVIRDTLIDKAALRGNETILMVDDEDLVLTMAQMVLSSFGYRVLTANCGEKALEVVQNASEKIDLVITDLVMPRMGGRELIEHLRRISPDLRIIYSSGFVRPAAEDEEFYLQKPFTSKELLAKVRHVLSL
- a CDS encoding O-methyltransferase translates to MKNTWIFVLTLCAMVGSVACLSAADAKPTATEREKMLKEFKRIPLNTTEGDAMFLRVLVQSRNAQRGVEVGTATGYGAIQMGIGFERTGGQLITVDIDPKMVAAARENLKKFGLEKTVTVVEGDALQVLPKLEGTFDFVFIDALKRDYLKYFKALEPKLHKGAVIVADNVIKSERDMPDFLAYFKDNPNYDSVTIRASMEKDDGMLVIFKVR
- a CDS encoding YkgJ family cysteine cluster protein — translated: MGIYWECQRCTACCQWPGEVKVTEEEICQMAAWLSLSEREFIERYTRLRQDRRGLALVEQEGGACVFLQGRDCLVQPFKPRQCQEFPNGWRASPELMRQCQARPVWRAGTREECSGEERGA
- a CDS encoding carbon-nitrogen hydrolase family protein produces the protein MANTFCLAMIQMRVVPGDKRGNLERARQWLHEARRQGAEVAVLPEAITTGWTHPSARELADEVPGGEAVSTLGQAARETGMYVCSGLVERHGGQCYNSAVLLGPEGEVWVHHRKINELDIAHDLYGLGDRLQVAVTPWGRFGVMICADGFASGQAISRCLGLMGAGVILSPCAWAVAPEHDQAKEPYGQLWRQSYGPVAREFGLWIAGVSNVGPITAGPWAGRRCIGCSMLVNPAGEVALQGPYGEEAEALLLANVQIAPRPRPWQEPSPGQPRPR
- a CDS encoding hemolysin family protein, which codes for MTLLLCAAASFFFAAAEAALFSLGRWRVRQLAASQPERGRIIGRLLETPQDLLAAIALGNTLCNALMVALVAGSGIHWHAPPWLALAILLVLLLLGCELIPKTLAVREPERWALLVAPPMHLLMRLTRPFRQLARWLNRGILAAAARRSIVPSAGITDEEYRELVELACQQGTLQAAEKEIILQIIGLDRRTVGEVMKPRSRMAAISDDATREEMLEAARRHRHQRLPIYDESPDTIVGILNTRTLLLNPEVDLAEAVEFPSFVPASMNLLQLFKSLQRQRRGLAIVLDEFGGTAGIVTMEDILEAIVGDLRNEGEATGFVMEKLDAHRWRVNGTMRLEDFQRECPELKDYPGVETLGGLVVALREVVPAKGEAVEYSGLRFTVTVADERRVRELVVERLNPGRGKGGAA
- a CDS encoding hemolysin family protein — its product is MPDTSVIFDYGWRILAVLVLVFLNGFFVAAEFALVKVRDTQLDALIQRGQRRALTVRQVIKRLDASLSACQLGITLASLGLGWIGEPVFTRLLLPLLDFFQVSEQWRHWISFMVGFTAITFLHITAGEQAPKWLAIQKPLPVSLWVAAPLQWFHRLSYPFIWALNHASQWMLRRAGLQPVSESEHAHSDEELRLLVSAGHRRTELSREIVLNAFDLKRRVARDVMRPRQEIVTLDMEATIAECLEVAEKTRYSRFPLCEGGEVDKTVGIIHIKDLYAARKLAATGRDLQRFARKLLYVPPTAHLEGLLHTLLERKCHMALVVDEYGGILGLVTLENILEVLVGQIQDEFDQEKPLILQKAENIWVVDGALPLHELSELAGEPLAGEGIATASGWITQRLGGFPQAGDSITLAHCEITVTQMDGMRVATFQLIRQPAASAETSPPA